The genomic interval AAACCTAAATACAGTTCTTCATCCATATCAAAAATCTTATCGATTTCTTGTTTTGGAATGCAAAGCGTGTGTCCTTTAGCATTTGGATTTACGTCTAAAAAAGCTAGATAATTGTCGTCTTCAGCAATTTTATAAGCTGGAATTTCTCCGTTTACTATTTTAGTGAATATTGATGCCATTTTTGTTTATTTGTTTAATCGTTGATTCGTTTAACCGATTTAACGATTAAACGGTTAAACGAAAATTTAGTCTCTTGAAATTTCAAGGATTTCAAATTTTAAAACTCCGTTTGGAACTGTAATTTCAGCTACTTCTCCCACAGATTTTCCAAGTAAACCTTTCCCGATAGGAGAAGTTACAGAGATTTTTCCTGTTTTTAGATCGGCTTCGCTTTCTGCTACAAGTGTATATTTCATTTCCATTCCGTTGCTTTGGTTTTTGATTTTCACATTCGATAAAACCAAAACTTTAGAAACGTCCAATTGAGATTCATCAATTAATCGTGCATTTACATAAACTTCTTCTAGTTTAGCAATTCTCATTTCTAATAAACCTTGTGCTTCTTTTGCTGCATCATATTCCGCATTTTCAGACAAATCTCCTTTATCTCTTGCGTCTGCAATATCTTGAGATGCTTTTGGACGCATTACAC from Flavobacterium sp. YJ01 carries:
- the greA gene encoding transcription elongation factor GreA, whose amino-acid sequence is MSKVSYYTAEGLKKLKDELEHLKSVMRPKASQDIADARDKGDLSENAEYDAAKEAQGLLEMRIAKLEEVYVNARLIDESQLDVSKVLVLSNVKIKNQSNGMEMKYTLVAESEADLKTGKISVTSPIGKGLLGKSVGEVAEITVPNGVLKFEILEISRD